From Cetobacterium sp. ZOR0034, one genomic window encodes:
- a CDS encoding HlyD family efflux transporter periplasmic adaptor subunit: MEIKNNVKAYKKISLFLTAIFSFSILYFIYYSLFLRNYIKTENSYIAGNQVTVTAQIQGIIKEISAEETQPIVSNSSIIKIDPIDYQIALNNSKANLANAVREYYSLQNNIVLKSEALKTAEANLNIAYKTLQREEISNKAGITSKEDFDLAAFKYTSSKNSYEQSLINLNNSKLQALSSNIYSHPKVIIAIQDLKKSFYDLKKTNISSPISGIIAQKQVEIGQQVSVGQPLVTVINLTKTWVTANFKETQLENIKLGNSVEIKSDLNGKFYKGVVTGIAPGSGSSLSLIPTQNATGNWIKVVQRVPVRIDFYENSLEENGLLPIGTSLNIKIDTSKIIDFDPLFSDQKLLIEDDHSEELDTLIKKIIEENSI, from the coding sequence ATGGAAATTAAAAATAATGTTAAAGCTTATAAAAAAATCTCACTTTTTCTTACGGCTATATTTTCTTTTAGTATTTTATATTTTATTTATTACTCTCTTTTTTTAAGAAACTATATAAAAACTGAGAATTCTTATATTGCAGGAAATCAAGTTACAGTTACTGCTCAAATCCAAGGTATTATAAAGGAGATTTCCGCTGAGGAAACACAGCCTATAGTTTCTAACTCATCAATCATCAAGATAGATCCGATAGATTATCAGATTGCATTAAATAACTCAAAAGCTAATTTAGCTAATGCAGTAAGAGAATATTATAGTCTACAAAATAATATTGTATTAAAATCAGAAGCACTCAAAACAGCTGAAGCAAATCTAAATATAGCATATAAAACTCTGCAGAGAGAAGAGATTTCTAACAAAGCTGGAATTACAAGTAAAGAGGATTTTGATTTAGCTGCTTTTAAATATACAAGTAGTAAAAACAGCTACGAACAAAGTTTAATAAATTTGAATAATAGTAAACTTCAAGCTTTAAGCTCAAATATTTACTCTCATCCTAAAGTTATTATTGCTATTCAAGATTTAAAAAAGAGTTTCTATGACTTAAAAAAAACTAATATCTCATCACCTATTTCTGGAATTATAGCACAAAAGCAAGTAGAAATTGGACAACAAGTCTCTGTAGGGCAACCTCTAGTTACTGTTATAAATCTAACTAAAACTTGGGTTACTGCAAACTTTAAAGAAACACAACTAGAAAATATAAAGTTAGGAAATAGCGTAGAGATAAAAAGTGATTTGAATGGAAAATTCTATAAAGGGGTAGTCACTGGAATTGCTCCTGGTTCTGGAAGTTCACTTTCTTTGATTCCCACTCAAAATGCTACTGGAAACTGGATTAAAGTGGTTCAAAGAGTTCCTGTGCGAATAGATTTTTATGAAAATTCACTGGAGGAAAATGGCCTACTACCTATTGGAACTAGTTTAAATATAAAAATAGATACATCTAAAATAATTGACTTTGATCCTTTATTTTCAGATCAAAAATTATTGATTGAAGATGATCATTCTGAAGAGTTGGATACACTTATTAAAAAAATCATTGAAGAAAATAGTATCTAG
- a CDS encoding flavodoxin family protein codes for MKVVAFNGSPREKGNTYFALKMVAEELQNEGIEVEIVHVGNKNIRGCVGCNGCAKNRNEKCVLQDDVYVNEWVQKIKEADGVLLGSPVHFAAMSATMKSFLDRAFYVASVNGGIFRHKVGASVVAVRRSGGVPTFDQLNNYLNYSEMLMPTTNYWSVIHGLRPGEVEQDEEGTQIMRVLGKNMAWLLKMVDYTKDKIAPPEKENKKYTHFIR; via the coding sequence ATGAAGGTAGTTGCGTTTAATGGAAGTCCAAGAGAGAAGGGAAATACATACTTTGCATTAAAAATGGTTGCAGAAGAGTTACAAAATGAAGGGATAGAAGTAGAAATAGTTCATGTAGGAAATAAGAACATAAGAGGTTGTGTAGGTTGCAATGGATGTGCAAAAAATAGAAATGAAAAATGTGTTTTACAAGATGATGTATATGTGAATGAGTGGGTTCAAAAAATAAAGGAAGCGGATGGGGTTTTATTAGGATCACCTGTTCATTTTGCAGCAATGAGTGCTACAATGAAATCGTTTTTAGATAGAGCTTTTTATGTTGCGTCAGTTAATGGGGGAATATTTAGACACAAGGTTGGTGCTTCTGTTGTTGCAGTAAGACGTTCTGGTGGAGTTCCAACGTTTGATCAGTTAAATAATTATCTTAATTATTCAGAAATGCTAATGCCTACGACTAATTATTGGAGTGTAATACATGGTTTAAGACCTGGAGAAGTTGAACAGGATGAGGAAGGAACTCAAATAATGAGAGTTTTAGGAAAAAATATGGCATGGTTATTGAAAATGGTAGATTATACAAAAGATAAGATTGCACCACCTGAAAAAGAGAATAAAAAATATACTCATTTCATAAGATAA
- a CDS encoding TolC family protein has product MKNYIFIFTLTLTLIGCIGIPEIKESQIRDLKKDSLKTNSHEVFFSKKWWLYTNDNTLIQLIDEVLLKNSQIKVAKLNVEKALYTLNSTKFSNVSPIAISGNYNRARLDTSVYTDLPIKDIKNSETIDTGILSLNAEYIFDIWGKFEALKNRAEYFKDGNELQLDWTTLTLSTFVSNLYANYILLSKEEQILNERLLIAKDFISFETTLYSTGAANRSSILESKNYLNNIIQSLNSTAQQKTIIQNTLYSLVGEIKSEKIDIALNTIEKEVFNFPFFITTPEFIDSDVIINRSDVKYYLTLISGQKENLKALTADFYPRISISGQYQYYSLNIQDLLKSETNLWNIGPSFYLPLFNRRILKENYKIAGIDLNIFIENYNNNVIRAYQDINNNLNDLKIANNNNNLQKKNYNNSKTNYEDAKLLFKIGRMSKYELLKCENDLLSAKFNYILNSFNLYQSQIKLVESLGGYYENKGDINGN; this is encoded by the coding sequence ATGAAAAACTACATTTTCATATTTACATTAACTCTGACTTTAATTGGGTGTATCGGAATCCCAGAAATAAAAGAAAGTCAGATTAGAGATTTAAAGAAAGATAGTCTTAAAACTAATTCTCATGAAGTATTTTTCTCTAAAAAATGGTGGCTATATACTAATGATAATACTTTAATCCAACTAATAGATGAAGTTTTATTAAAAAACTCTCAAATAAAAGTTGCAAAACTTAATGTAGAAAAAGCCTTATACACACTAAACTCTACAAAATTTTCAAATGTATCCCCAATTGCTATCAGCGGAAATTATAATAGAGCACGTCTAGATACATCAGTTTATACTGATCTTCCAATAAAAGATATTAAAAATAGTGAAACTATAGATACTGGTATTTTATCTTTAAATGCCGAATATATTTTCGATATTTGGGGAAAATTTGAAGCATTAAAAAATAGAGCTGAGTACTTTAAAGATGGAAATGAACTTCAACTCGATTGGACCACTTTAACTCTTTCAACTTTTGTTAGTAATTTATACGCTAACTATATTTTGCTTTCAAAAGAAGAGCAAATTCTAAATGAAAGACTACTTATTGCCAAAGATTTTATATCTTTCGAAACAACTCTTTATTCTACCGGAGCCGCAAATAGATCCTCTATTTTAGAGTCCAAAAATTATCTAAATAATATCATTCAATCACTAAATAGTACTGCTCAACAAAAAACAATTATACAAAATACTCTCTACTCTTTAGTTGGTGAAATAAAATCAGAAAAAATAGATATTGCTCTAAATACAATTGAAAAAGAAGTATTTAATTTTCCATTTTTTATAACTACACCTGAATTTATTGATTCTGATGTGATTATCAATAGATCCGATGTTAAATATTACCTTACTTTAATCTCTGGACAAAAAGAAAATTTAAAAGCTTTAACAGCTGATTTTTATCCTAGAATATCTATAAGTGGACAATATCAATATTATAGTCTCAATATACAGGATTTATTAAAATCTGAAACCAATTTATGGAATATAGGTCCAAGTTTCTATCTTCCACTATTTAATAGAAGAATACTAAAAGAAAACTATAAGATTGCTGGAATTGATTTAAATATCTTCATCGAAAATTATAATAACAACGTTATCAGGGCTTATCAAGATATTAATAACAACTTGAATGACCTTAAGATTGCAAATAATAATAACAACCTACAGAAAAAAAATTATAATAATTCAAAAACTAATTATGAGGATGCTAAATTACTTTTTAAAATTGGTCGTATGTCTAAATACGAACTTCTCAAATGTGAAAACGATTTACTAAGTGCTAAGTTCAATTATATTTTGAACAGTTTCAATCTTTATCAAAGTCAAATAAAACTAGTAGAATCCTTAGGTGGTTACTATGAAAATAAAGGTGATATAAATGGAAATTAA
- a CDS encoding MATE family efflux transporter gives MSIQTNQLENQAINKLFYKFAIPASIGMLVNSLYVVADGVFISRGIGSVGIAAVNIGYPIINLTAALSLMFGAGGATLISLKSDDQTFKNKCFTYTIFLNLIFYILIASLVFIFPNQIMKSLGATELLLPMVKGYMYPCIIAAFFLMLSISLNAIVRNDNAPKKAMNSLFIGAITNIVLDYIFIFVLKMGIEGGAYATAIGQILSAVYLCLHFPNSTFKLDFNLKHIEWKLMGKICSLGFSSFILEFAVMVITILLNITLSKSEGQIGVAAYGIISYSFVIYRMLFTGLAQGIQPLVSFNYGRRNYRRVLKIFRYSHRFCFIAATIALIIVKIFALDVVKIFTTESDLFEYTTKGLFLYSSAIIFVGANFMNISYLQAMDKALLANIISVCRGVVFMGIGIAILPKFFGVNGIWLTLPFADVLTFILTLMIFKVFGINKTLKKSGI, from the coding sequence ATGTCAATACAAACGAATCAATTAGAGAATCAAGCAATCAATAAACTTTTTTATAAATTTGCTATTCCGGCATCTATTGGAATGCTTGTAAATTCACTTTATGTTGTTGCTGATGGAGTTTTTATCTCAAGAGGAATTGGAAGTGTCGGAATAGCCGCGGTTAATATAGGTTATCCTATAATTAATTTAACCGCCGCTTTAAGCTTAATGTTTGGAGCAGGAGGAGCTACTTTAATATCTCTAAAAAGCGATGACCAAACTTTTAAAAACAAATGCTTTACATATACAATTTTTTTAAATCTTATTTTTTATATACTTATAGCATCTTTAGTATTTATATTTCCTAATCAAATTATGAAGTCATTAGGAGCTACAGAATTATTGCTTCCTATGGTTAAAGGCTATATGTATCCTTGTATTATAGCTGCATTTTTCCTAATGTTATCAATATCTTTAAATGCTATTGTTAGAAATGATAATGCTCCTAAAAAAGCCATGAATTCTCTTTTTATTGGAGCTATAACAAATATTGTATTAGATTATATATTTATATTTGTTTTAAAAATGGGGATTGAAGGTGGTGCTTACGCTACTGCAATCGGGCAAATTCTTTCTGCAGTTTACCTTTGTTTACACTTCCCTAACTCAACTTTTAAATTGGATTTTAATCTAAAACATATTGAATGGAAGCTTATGGGTAAGATTTGCTCTCTTGGTTTTTCATCCTTTATTTTAGAGTTTGCAGTTATGGTTATAACAATACTTTTAAATATAACTCTTTCTAAATCTGAAGGGCAAATCGGAGTTGCTGCATACGGAATTATTTCATACTCATTTGTTATTTACAGAATGCTATTCACTGGTCTAGCTCAAGGAATTCAACCTTTAGTTAGTTTCAACTACGGAAGACGTAATTATAGAAGAGTTTTAAAAATATTTAGATATTCGCATAGATTCTGCTTTATTGCAGCTACCATCGCTTTGATTATTGTAAAAATATTTGCCTTAGATGTCGTTAAAATATTTACAACAGAATCTGATCTTTTTGAATATACAACAAAAGGGTTATTCCTATACTCAAGTGCTATTATATTTGTAGGAGCTAATTTCATGAATATATCTTATCTTCAAGCAATGGATAAAGCTCTACTCGCTAATATCATATCTGTTTGTAGAGGCGTTGTTTTCATGGGAATCGGAATTGCTATTCTTCCTAAATTTTTCGGAGTTAATGGAATATGGTTAACACTTCCATTTGCAGATGTTTTAACATTTATTTTAACTCTTATGATTTTCAAAGTTTTTGGAATTAACAAAACTTTAAAAAAATCTGGAATATAA
- a CDS encoding PLP-dependent aminotransferase family protein: MSKVKIKIDKNKKESIYIQLYQCIKKQILSGEISSGEKLPSIRQVAIKLDVNQNTVIQSYHLLEEKGLIKKISGKGCYVQEICEFKVEKKELPLIDSFKYGQSLKEKKINFSNGTPSSNYFPLDEYRKFLEEVFSEYGADIFQYQNVQGVESLRELLSEEFEKEDIFVKKENIQITSGTQQALDIVIKLFSKETKPIVALSDPTYPNALNIFKGWCNIRTLDIKNDGWDLEEFEEILKKEKIDFIYECINFQNPTGVKWSIEKRKKLLKLAEKYSFYIVEDDSFSDFYYSDEKPKSLKSLDKLGSERVIYIKTYSKILMPGIGLAVMIVPEKLAQRVLLIKYGLDTTTSGVNQKILEKFIVKNKLAEHLKILRKEFGEKQKFILKLLENLENLEIMHIPEGGFFIWIKLSDNIDGEKLYQKCKEQGVALLPGAIFYKDKRDVCKIRLSFISSSLEEISVGMKILKEVLLLCNVENSKTCSN, encoded by the coding sequence ATGTCTAAAGTAAAGATAAAAATAGATAAAAATAAAAAAGAAAGTATTTATATTCAGCTTTACCAATGCATAAAAAAACAGATATTGAGTGGTGAAATTTCGAGTGGAGAAAAATTACCATCAATACGTCAGGTTGCAATAAAACTAGATGTAAATCAAAATACTGTTATTCAAAGTTATCATCTACTAGAAGAGAAGGGATTGATAAAGAAAATTTCAGGAAAAGGATGCTATGTACAAGAGATTTGTGAATTTAAAGTAGAAAAAAAAGAGTTGCCTTTAATAGATAGTTTCAAATATGGTCAAAGTTTAAAAGAGAAAAAAATCAATTTTTCTAACGGAACACCAAGTTCGAATTATTTTCCTTTAGATGAATATCGTAAGTTTCTAGAGGAAGTTTTTTCTGAGTATGGCGCTGATATTTTTCAATATCAAAATGTTCAAGGAGTTGAAAGTTTGAGAGAGCTTTTATCTGAAGAGTTTGAAAAAGAGGATATTTTTGTTAAGAAGGAAAATATACAAATTACATCAGGAACTCAGCAGGCATTAGATATTGTAATAAAATTATTTTCAAAAGAAACTAAACCTATTGTTGCATTGTCAGATCCAACTTATCCGAACGCTTTAAATATTTTTAAAGGGTGGTGTAATATAAGGACTTTGGATATAAAAAATGATGGATGGGATTTAGAAGAGTTTGAAGAAATTTTAAAAAAAGAAAAAATAGATTTTATATATGAGTGTATAAACTTTCAAAATCCCACAGGAGTTAAATGGTCGATAGAAAAACGTAAAAAACTTTTAAAATTAGCCGAAAAATATAGTTTTTATATAGTTGAGGATGATAGTTTTTCAGATTTTTATTATTCTGATGAAAAACCAAAAAGTTTAAAAAGTTTAGACAAGTTAGGAAGTGAAAGAGTCATATATATAAAAACATACTCCAAAATTCTTATGCCTGGGATAGGATTAGCTGTTATGATAGTTCCTGAAAAGCTTGCTCAGAGAGTTCTCTTGATAAAGTATGGGTTGGATACGACAACGTCAGGTGTAAATCAAAAAATTCTTGAAAAATTTATCGTTAAAAATAAATTGGCAGAGCATTTAAAGATATTAAGAAAAGAGTTTGGAGAAAAGCAAAAGTTTATACTGAAATTGCTAGAGAATCTTGAAAATTTAGAGATTATGCATATTCCAGAGGGTGGTTTTTTTATTTGGATAAAACTTTCAGATAATATTGATGGAGAGAAGTTATATCAAAAATGTAAAGAGCAAGGTGTAGCACTTTTGCCTGGAGCAATATTTTATAAGGATAAAAGAGATGTTTGTAAAATTAGATTAAGTTTCATATCTTCATCCCTAGAAGAAATAAGTGTAGGGATGAAGATACTAAAAGAAGTATTACTTCTTTGTAACGTGGAAAATTCTAAAACATGTAGTAACTAA
- a CDS encoding MATE family efflux transporter, which yields MKEKHKEMGEQPIGKLLVKFSLPAIIGMFVNALYNIVDRIYIGNIPEIGPLAIAGVGVVFPIMIISIGFCLLIGLGGATNISIALGKKRKDLAEKYLGNATSLAVIFGIILTFIIIFSMDLYIGKLGTSPATEPFARDYLTIVALGFPFLTVGYATNAAVRSDGNPKISMITLLLGAITNIILDPIFIFWLNMGVKGAAFATIISQIISALWTVGYFTSKYSGIKLHLNNLILDWKRVKDIFIIGAGPFVLQIGSSVVSFVLNSTLMKHGGDVAVGAMTIVNAVNTFIFMPIFGINQGVQPILGFNYGAKLYHRVREAFMLAVKGAVTISVIGFLAIQFLSKYFIVIFTSNPELLDAASKGLRVFTLMFPFIGFQIIAAIYFQATGKPKTTMFLSLSRQVLFLIPLVLIFSNIWGVKGVWMAVPCADILSVIVTFIMTKKEMKTLKILENEEDMRKNVNTNESIRESSNQ from the coding sequence ATGAAAGAAAAACACAAAGAGATGGGAGAGCAACCCATTGGAAAACTGCTCGTTAAATTTTCACTTCCAGCTATCATTGGAATGTTCGTCAACGCGTTATACAACATCGTCGATAGAATTTATATCGGGAACATCCCTGAAATTGGCCCTTTAGCCATTGCTGGTGTTGGTGTAGTATTTCCAATTATGATTATTTCAATTGGATTTTGTCTTTTAATTGGTCTCGGTGGTGCTACTAACATCTCAATTGCATTAGGAAAAAAAAGAAAAGATTTAGCAGAAAAATATTTAGGAAATGCTACTTCACTTGCTGTTATCTTCGGTATTATTTTAACCTTTATAATAATATTTTCCATGGATTTATATATTGGTAAACTTGGTACTAGCCCTGCAACTGAACCTTTTGCTAGAGACTACCTTACGATTGTAGCTCTAGGTTTTCCTTTTTTAACTGTTGGATATGCTACAAATGCTGCTGTTAGATCTGATGGTAATCCCAAAATTTCTATGATTACTCTTCTTTTAGGAGCTATCACAAATATTATTCTTGATCCAATTTTTATATTTTGGTTAAATATGGGAGTTAAAGGAGCAGCTTTTGCTACTATAATTTCTCAAATTATTTCAGCTCTATGGACAGTTGGATACTTCACTTCTAAATACAGTGGAATAAAACTTCATTTAAATAATCTAATCTTAGATTGGAAAAGAGTGAAAGATATCTTTATTATAGGTGCTGGGCCATTTGTACTGCAAATTGGTTCTAGTGTTGTTAGCTTTGTTTTAAACAGTACACTTATGAAACATGGTGGAGATGTAGCTGTTGGTGCTATGACTATCGTAAATGCTGTAAATACATTTATTTTTATGCCAATTTTTGGTATAAATCAAGGAGTACAACCCATATTAGGTTTCAACTATGGAGCTAAGCTTTATCATAGAGTTAGGGAAGCCTTCATGCTTGCTGTTAAAGGTGCAGTCACAATATCAGTTATTGGATTTCTTGCAATTCAATTTCTATCTAAATATTTTATCGTTATATTTACTAGCAATCCCGAACTTTTAGATGCCGCTTCTAAAGGTCTTAGAGTTTTTACTCTTATGTTTCCTTTTATAGGATTCCAAATTATAGCTGCGATATATTTCCAAGCCACTGGAAAACCAAAAACTACAATGTTTTTAAGTTTATCAAGACAAGTACTTTTCCTAATACCACTTGTACTTATCTTTTCAAATATATGGGGAGTAAAAGGTGTTTGGATGGCTGTTCCTTGCGCCGATATACTATCTGTTATTGTTACTTTTATTATGACAAAAAAAGAGATGAAAACTCTTAAAATTTTAGAAAATGAAGAGGATATGAGAAAAAATGTCAATACAAACGAATCAATTAGAGAATCAAGCAATCAATAA
- the coaBC gene encoding bifunctional phosphopantothenoylcysteine decarboxylase/phosphopantothenate--cysteine ligase CoaBC — protein sequence MKNILIGVTGGIAAYKSANIISILRKKGYNVKVIMTESATNIITPQTLETLSRNRVVTDMWERNHQIEVEHISLADWADVFLIAPATYNIVGKVANGIADDMLSTVISACRKPVYFALAMNVNMYENPILKANIKKLENLGYKFIESDEGFLACNVNAKGRLKNELEIVEIIENDILSPLPKVLKGKKVLITAGRTEEALDPIRYFSNRSSGQMGYSLAKVAIELGADVTLVSGPTNLEIPHGLKEFVRVRSAVNMFDAVMERFDTQDIGIACAAVADYRPKDYSEQKIKKADGELTIVLERNPDILFNMGQKKKNQILVGFAAETENIIENANKKLIKKNLNLIVANNAENMQKSTNSIQIIKKNGENIIFDEQPKAEIAKHIFNEILKEL from the coding sequence ATGAAAAATATTTTAATTGGTGTAACTGGTGGAATTGCTGCCTATAAATCAGCTAATATTATATCTATTTTAAGAAAAAAAGGATACAACGTTAAAGTCATTATGACTGAAAGCGCAACTAATATAATCACACCTCAAACTCTAGAAACTCTTTCTAGAAATAGAGTTGTAACTGACATGTGGGAGAGAAATCATCAAATTGAAGTAGAACATATCTCTTTAGCTGATTGGGCTGACGTTTTTTTGATTGCCCCTGCAACATATAACATTGTTGGAAAAGTAGCCAATGGGATTGCTGACGATATGCTCTCTACAGTTATTTCAGCTTGCAGAAAGCCTGTATATTTTGCTTTAGCTATGAATGTAAACATGTATGAAAATCCCATTTTAAAAGCTAATATAAAAAAACTAGAAAATCTAGGATATAAATTCATAGAATCTGACGAAGGATTTTTAGCTTGTAACGTTAATGCCAAAGGAAGATTAAAAAATGAATTAGAAATTGTTGAAATAATTGAAAATGATATTTTATCTCCACTACCTAAAGTTTTGAAAGGAAAAAAAGTTCTTATCACAGCTGGAAGAACAGAGGAAGCTTTAGATCCTATAAGATATTTTTCTAATAGATCTAGTGGACAAATGGGATACTCTTTAGCTAAAGTAGCTATAGAGTTAGGTGCCGATGTTACCTTAGTTTCTGGTCCTACCAATCTTGAGATTCCACATGGTTTAAAAGAGTTTGTGAGGGTAAGAAGCGCAGTTAATATGTTTGATGCTGTTATGGAAAGATTTGATACTCAAGATATCGGAATAGCTTGTGCTGCTGTTGCTGATTATAGACCAAAAGATTATTCTGAACAAAAAATAAAAAAAGCAGATGGTGAATTAACAATTGTTCTAGAAAGAAATCCTGATATTCTTTTTAATATGGGACAAAAAAAGAAAAATCAAATTCTTGTTGGATTTGCAGCAGAAACAGAAAATATAATTGAAAATGCAAATAAAAAGTTGATTAAAAAAAATCTAAATCTAATAGTTGCTAACAATGCTGAAAATATGCAAAAATCTACAAATAGTATTCAAATTATAAAAAAGAATGGTGAAAATATAATTTTTGATGAACAGCCTAAAGCTGAAATTGCAAAACATATCTTTAATGAAATTCTTAAAGAGTTATAA
- a CDS encoding S24 family peptidase produces MKTRFGIYLEKFMIKNNYTLEYVAKQTESSLSVVGHYRKGIRIPKDDFIERFIEKFISSEKEADEIRYVIAYDRTPDLIKKKLEESVVLKEEKKAQIISLPVLGKAAAGLGHANFEDNTRMELLTSIPNTGVPKNAFMVEVSGDSMFPTLSDGDLVIINPLKKEIESIDGKVCVLNYHDQTYIKRVKIKRDEIRLTSDNLDKKRYSDIVISGEDLEYLKCHGAVIESRRKH; encoded by the coding sequence GTGAAGACAAGATTCGGTATTTATTTAGAAAAATTTATGATAAAAAATAATTATACCTTAGAGTATGTAGCAAAGCAAACGGAATCTTCTCTATCTGTAGTCGGACATTACCGTAAAGGAATTAGGATTCCAAAGGATGATTTTATAGAGAGATTTATAGAAAAATTTATATCTTCAGAAAAAGAGGCTGATGAGATAAGGTATGTTATTGCTTATGATAGAACTCCAGATTTAATAAAAAAGAAATTAGAGGAATCTGTAGTATTAAAAGAGGAAAAGAAAGCACAGATAATCTCATTACCTGTCCTTGGAAAAGCTGCGGCAGGTTTAGGACATGCAAATTTCGAAGATAACACAAGAATGGAGTTGCTAACTTCTATTCCAAATACAGGTGTTCCTAAGAATGCTTTTATGGTAGAAGTAAGTGGTGATTCGATGTTTCCCACACTTTCGGATGGTGATTTAGTAATTATTAATCCGTTGAAGAAGGAGATAGAAAGTATAGATGGGAAAGTTTGTGTTTTAAATTACCATGACCAAACATATATAAAAAGAGTTAAAATAAAAAGAGATGAGATAAGGCTAACTTCAGACAATTTGGATAAAAAGAGATATTCTGATATAGTTATATCAGGAGAAGACTTAGAATATTTAAAATGTCATGGAGCAGTTATAGAGAGTAGAAGAAAGCACTAG
- a CDS encoding DHA2 family efflux MFS transporter permease subunit: MNASIIFATIALAIGSFMNVLDMTIVNVSLSHIAGDFGVTATQGTWIITSYAVAEAIFLPLIGWLTKRFGIIRQYITATLLFTLASMLCGLSLSLDFLLIMRVFQGIVGASMIPLSQTLMLKLYPKEKKGIALGIWSMTIVLAPVIGPVLGGWVTDTASWRWCFYINLPFGILSSLIVYYIFKNEIPKETTAKEPVDFIGFIFLAFGVGALQLMLDKGNDLDWFSSPTIVILALLSFICLTILIIWEWYHKNPVVNIKLFLDRNFCVGSFTLMFSVLAYFSGVVVIPIWLQNYMGYTAFMSGRTTCTLGIAILIVAPILGKKIDYLDARKTAAFGFLVLGLTTFWTANYSPTVTSEYISFTRFLNGFGVGIFFISLNTLTLSNISSENLASASGIYNFMRNIGSSLGTSLVIPAWNHTMAFHHNMMASSIVSTNPKIDKSLIKSAEYLSNINNEVQFQSSIMGINDILIGSAIIAIVLIPFVFLAKSTKK, encoded by the coding sequence ATGAATGCATCTATCATTTTTGCTACTATTGCTTTAGCTATAGGTTCCTTTATGAATGTACTTGATATGACTATAGTAAATGTTTCCTTAAGTCATATCGCTGGTGACTTTGGTGTAACAGCCACTCAAGGTACTTGGATTATTACATCATATGCTGTAGCTGAAGCCATATTTTTACCACTTATTGGTTGGTTAACTAAACGATTTGGTATTATTAGACAATATATTACGGCAACACTTCTTTTTACTTTAGCTAGTATGCTTTGTGGTTTAAGTCTATCTCTGGACTTTCTTCTGATTATGAGAGTTTTTCAAGGAATTGTTGGCGCTAGCATGATTCCACTCTCTCAAACTCTTATGTTAAAATTATATCCTAAAGAAAAAAAAGGAATTGCTCTTGGTATATGGTCAATGACTATAGTTTTAGCTCCTGTTATTGGACCAGTCTTAGGAGGATGGGTTACTGATACTGCCTCTTGGAGATGGTGCTTTTATATAAATCTTCCCTTTGGAATTCTATCTAGCTTAATTGTCTACTATATATTTAAAAATGAAATTCCAAAAGAAACCACTGCAAAGGAACCGGTTGATTTTATAGGATTTATCTTTTTAGCTTTTGGAGTTGGAGCACTACAACTGATGCTAGACAAAGGGAATGATCTAGATTGGTTTTCAAGCCCGACAATTGTAATTCTTGCCTTACTCTCTTTTATTTGTCTAACTATTTTAATAATCTGGGAGTGGTATCATAAAAATCCAGTTGTTAATATTAAACTTTTTTTAGATAGAAATTTTTGTGTCGGATCATTTACATTGATGTTTTCTGTTCTAGCTTATTTTAGTGGAGTTGTTGTCATTCCTATATGGCTACAAAACTATATGGGATACACTGCTTTTATGAGTGGACGAACAACTTGTACTCTCGGTATTGCAATTCTTATTGTTGCACCTATTTTAGGAAAAAAAATAGATTACCTTGATGCTAGAAAAACGGCTGCTTTTGGATTTTTAGTTTTAGGTCTCACAACTTTTTGGACTGCTAACTACTCACCTACGGTCACCTCAGAATATATCAGTTTTACTAGATTTTTAAATGGTTTTGGAGTTGGTATATTTTTTATCTCTCTAAACACGTTGACTCTTTCGAATATAAGTAGTGAAAACCTTGCTAGTGCATCCGGTATTTATAATTTTATGAGGAATATTGGAAGTAGTTTAGGAACATCTCTTGTTATTCCTGCTTGGAATCACACGATGGCATTTCACCACAATATGATGGCTAGCTCAATAGTTTCTACAAATCCTAAGATAGATAAAAGTTTAATAAAATCTGCGGAATATTTAAGTAATATTAATAACGAAGTTCAATTTCAATCATCTATCATGGGAATTAATGATATTTTAATTGGAAGTGCAATTATAGCTATTGTCTTAATTCCTTTTGTATTTTTAGCAAAATCAACTAAAAAATAA